Below is a genomic region from Rubrobacter calidifluminis.
GCCGTAGCTCCTTCACCCCCACCCCAACATTACGCATCGCCCGCAGAAATCCCGCCCCACTCCCCTCTGGCGCATACCCCAACTTGAATTCTTCTATAGTAGATTGCGAAATTTTCCGCCCTGCGAGGTATCTACGGGCGGTCTGGGCGGTGCGGGACTGGGCCAGGCACTTCTGGTAGTAGACGGTGGCTGCGGCGAGGGCGCGGTAGATCCTGTGCCGCCGGGAGGCGGTCTCTCGGGCCTTTCTGGCTTCTTCGGGAGAGGAGGATTCGTATTCGATGCGCAGGCCGTTCTTCTCGGCCAGGTACTGGACGGCCTCGGCGAAGGTCACGGAGCGCAGCTCCTGCACGAGTTTTATGGCATCTCCCCCACGCTGGCATCCGAAGCAGTAGTAGAGGCCCAAGTCCGGCGAGACGCTGAAGGAGGGGGTTTTCTCCTGGTGATCCGGGTAGGGGCAGAGGCCCACGAAGCGGGTGCCCTGTCTGCGCAGCGCCGTGAACTCCGAGGCCACCTCGACGACGTCCACGCCCTGGCGGACTTCGTCTATGGTGCGTCTTGAGATCCTCAACGTCTCTCGCCCGTCTCCTCCCATCGATATTCGCCGGGGGTAATGTTACCCTACACGCCGTGAGCTTCAGCGCCAGGAGAGAGGAGTACGCGGACCTCCCGCCCGGAGTCGGCTTCGCTTCCAAAGACGAGCCGCTGCGCCGTGACATCAACCGGCTCGGCCGCGTGCTGGGGCGGGTTTTGATCGAGCAAGAAGGCAGGGAATTCTTCGAGACCGAGGAGGAGGTGCGGCTGCTGTGCAAGCGGCTGCGCTTCGATTACGAACCCATCCTTGAGGAGAAGCTGGGGCGCAGGATCGCCGGGATGAGCGTGCGGGAGCTCGAGAAGCTGGTGCGGGCCTTCTCGGTGTACTTCCAGCTCGTCAACATCGCCGAGCGCTACCACCGCGTCCGACGTCGGAGGCAATACGAGTCGTCCGACGAGAATCCACCGCAGAGAGCCTCGCTGGGCAGCGTCCTGCTCGGCTTCAGGGAATCGGGGCTCGAGGCGGGCCCGTTGCGCGGGTTGCTCGCCCGGACGAACGTCACGCTGGTGCTCACGGCGCACCCAACCGAGGCCATGCGCCGGACGGTGCGCAACAAGCACTCGCGCATCGCGGAGATGCTGGAGGAGATGGAAGTCAGGGACCTCACGTGGAGGGAGCGACGGCGCCTGGAGGAGAGACTGCACGAGGAGGTCTCCCTGCTGTGGCAAACCGACGAGCTCCGCTCCCGGCGGCCG
It encodes:
- a CDS encoding CHC2 zinc finger domain-containing protein, with product MRISRRTIDEVRQGVDVVEVASEFTALRRQGTRFVGLCPYPDHQEKTPSFSVSPDLGLYYCFGCQRGGDAIKLVQELRSVTFAEAVQYLAEKNGLRIEYESSSPEEARKARETASRRHRIYRALAAATVYYQKCLAQSRTAQTARRYLAGRKISQSTIEEFKLGYAPEGSGAGFLRAMRNVGVGVKELR